The following proteins are co-located in the Leptospira weilii genome:
- a CDS encoding tetratricopeptide repeat protein — protein sequence MSFLRKLEEANQYLSNGDFDKAKKVFDFLLGEDPENPEVIAGYFVSSYWDNRIDRIHNTKEGRERSHLLVQYFSKFQNAFELRKFTGTSSFRAVSESVLAEAVGQLKISVQREGLHFQDPSALLGLIRELIRFRDYRNAIEILNYSSSVERNSPEFLYLKAESFFQTGEERRAILLFREAFLKDPSAAPLAILKSEPIFSWIEKLKSSYQEESDLKEVLPVVLAEQGIFEETRNYSEKEILGYYQNLIRLKDTLNSRKDLYDFKIRCRILQHACLLLDVYRGMQYGEIYQESKKILDSVDPGFFQRRQSGIKK from the coding sequence ATGTCCTTTCTCAGAAAACTCGAAGAAGCAAACCAATACCTTTCAAACGGAGATTTCGATAAGGCAAAAAAAGTTTTCGATTTCCTTCTCGGAGAAGACCCGGAAAATCCGGAGGTAATCGCCGGTTATTTCGTCTCCTCTTACTGGGACAACCGCATAGATCGAATTCACAACACGAAAGAAGGAAGAGAAAGAAGCCATCTTCTCGTTCAATATTTTTCTAAATTTCAAAACGCGTTCGAATTGAGAAAATTCACTGGAACCTCTTCCTTTCGCGCCGTTTCCGAATCGGTTTTAGCAGAAGCTGTCGGTCAGTTGAAAATCTCGGTTCAAAGGGAAGGTCTTCACTTTCAAGATCCCTCCGCACTGTTGGGTCTAATACGCGAACTCATTCGCTTTAGAGATTATCGAAATGCGATCGAAATTTTAAATTATTCTTCTTCCGTGGAAAGGAATTCCCCCGAGTTCCTTTACTTGAAAGCGGAATCCTTTTTTCAAACCGGCGAGGAAAGAAGAGCCATCCTTCTTTTTCGAGAAGCTTTTTTAAAGGACCCTTCCGCTGCGCCTCTGGCGATTTTGAAATCGGAGCCGATCTTTTCCTGGATCGAAAAACTAAAAAGTTCTTATCAAGAAGAATCTGACCTGAAAGAAGTTCTTCCGGTCGTTTTGGCGGAACAGGGAATTTTCGAGGAAACCAGGAATTATTCCGAAAAAGAAATTCTAGGATATTATCAAAATCTAATCCGTTTGAAAGACACTTTGAATTCTAGAAAAGATCTCTATGACTTTAAGATTCGTTGTAGAATCTTACAACATGCTTGTCTGCTTCTGGACGTTTACAGAGGAATGCAATACGGCGAAATCTACCAAGAATCCAAGAAGATCCTGGACTCAGTAGACCCGGGCTTTTTTCAAAGAAGACAAAGCGGTATTAAGAAATAG
- the hpf gene encoding ribosome hibernation-promoting factor, HPF/YfiA family, whose product MKINYNWKNVDHSKAAEKYANSKLDRVSKYLHAVQSFEISFEMIHGEVTANLNLHGDGNKFNAQNSSKDIYACIDGLEDKIVKQVSKHHDKKANH is encoded by the coding sequence ATGAAAATAAATTATAACTGGAAAAACGTCGATCATTCCAAAGCAGCCGAAAAATACGCAAACAGCAAGTTGGATCGAGTTTCAAAATATCTTCATGCGGTTCAGTCCTTCGAAATCTCTTTTGAAATGATCCACGGAGAAGTCACTGCAAACCTGAATTTACACGGAGACGGTAACAAATTCAACGCACAGAATTCAAGCAAGGATATCTACGCTTGTATCGACGGTTTGGAAGACAAAATCGTCAAACAAGTGAGTAAACATCACGACAAAAAAGCGAATCACTGA
- a CDS encoding tetratricopeptide repeat protein: MNKFATIALFLSIFTGLYAIPEAEKVEEELNKFTPENEIQLANKLSALGSLKQKVRDYNSAIDLYNQSLTVREQMGEKESSGYALVLYLKSISEFRQGKSCRALENIKNVISIYQKIGDIDSALNAEEEAYKKYQEACSIHMESVAKAE, from the coding sequence ATGAACAAGTTTGCGACAATTGCCCTCTTTTTAAGCATTTTTACAGGACTTTACGCAATTCCAGAAGCCGAAAAGGTAGAAGAGGAACTGAATAAATTCACACCTGAGAATGAAATCCAGCTCGCAAATAAGTTAAGCGCTTTGGGAAGCCTCAAACAAAAAGTAAGAGACTACAACTCTGCAATCGATCTTTACAACCAATCTCTAACAGTCCGCGAGCAAATGGGAGAAAAAGAATCTTCCGGTTACGCTCTGGTTCTTTATCTCAAATCCATTTCCGAGTTCCGCCAAGGAAAGTCCTGCCGAGCCCTTGAGAACATTAAAAATGTAATTTCGATCTATCAGAAAATCGGAGACATCGATTCCGCTCTGAATGCGGAAGAAGAAGCTTATAAAAAATATCAAGAAGCATGCTCCATCCATATGGAAAGCGTTGCAAAAGCGGAGTGA
- a CDS encoding histone deacetylase, with protein MKTGFIYSEDFLYHNADPKIPHYESSDRLLVCINKLRQTSYFNSLFFPEMKKVPSEFFHEIHSSTHLQKIERSKGKRGYFDSDTPFTEKSWIAAYSAANSGITLADALLSGTIKNGFSLLRPPGHHAEHNRIMGFCMLNNVAITARYLQKNGFKKIFIIDWDVHHGNGTQEIFYQDPNVFYLSIHQFPFYPMTGLSSETGKNEGIETTKNIPMQANSDSQAYIQKFKEVVIPTMEHFGPDVVLISAGFDAHKEDPLGGMNITTKGFEDLTKIVLESADKICGGKVLSFLEGGYNLTALSESVEAHVAVFNFFS; from the coding sequence ATGAAGACAGGTTTCATTTACTCAGAAGATTTTCTTTATCATAACGCGGATCCAAAAATTCCACACTATGAAAGTTCCGATAGACTACTTGTATGTATTAATAAGTTACGTCAAACCAGTTATTTTAATTCTTTATTCTTCCCCGAAATGAAGAAGGTTCCCAGTGAGTTCTTCCATGAAATTCACTCCAGTACTCATCTTCAAAAAATTGAACGTTCAAAAGGAAAAAGAGGTTACTTTGATTCCGATACCCCTTTCACGGAAAAATCGTGGATTGCCGCTTATTCCGCCGCAAACTCCGGAATAACCCTTGCAGACGCCTTACTTTCAGGAACAATCAAAAACGGTTTTTCGCTTCTTAGACCTCCAGGTCATCATGCGGAACACAATCGAATCATGGGTTTTTGTATGTTAAACAACGTTGCCATTACCGCTCGGTATTTACAGAAGAATGGATTCAAGAAAATCTTTATTATCGACTGGGATGTTCATCATGGAAATGGAACCCAAGAAATTTTTTACCAAGATCCAAATGTTTTCTACCTATCGATTCATCAATTTCCATTTTACCCTATGACCGGCCTTTCCAGTGAAACCGGAAAAAACGAAGGTATTGAGACTACAAAAAATATTCCGATGCAAGCGAATTCCGACAGCCAAGCCTATATTCAAAAATTCAAAGAAGTCGTAATTCCTACAATGGAGCATTTCGGACCGGATGTCGTATTAATATCCGCGGGTTTTGACGCGCACAAGGAAGATCCTCTGGGAGGAATGAATATCACAACTAAAGGGTTTGAAGACTTAACTAAAATCGTTTTAGAAAGTGCCGACAAAATCTGCGGAGGTAAAGTATTATCCTTTTTAGAAGGCGGTTATAATTTAACCGCTTTATCGGAATCCGTAGAAGCTCATGTAGCGGTTTTCAATTTTTTTTCTTAA
- a CDS encoding putative glycoside hydrolase: MNKIIIFILTFFLWASSLFPDFDFPFPVRNTQKNSTQTTSSESRNIKTESSEVRKKNESDKPAIKIKAEAPTVRLKTQIFKPDQSMDTKVEAVATQDKESSLRSSELQTTSNIKVPEFSRGIYISQRTLKKTKEFYDLRKKGKQYGVNFLVIDIQPSAPSKETVETLIAEGFYPVARVVNFDGGLPTEKPSNQRVASIHKSIRSACKSGFPEIQLDYIRYADNLRLKLTYETRYKNIAAIIKDIRKETLECENLPYLGADIFGRIPFNENDMIGQKVEVFAQVVDVLYPMLYPSHFYGMPTRIKNPYQTVYDGTILTIKRSLKTTRVVPYIQGFNMSVGKSGLSLSDYIKAQIKASYDSGGNGFVVWNAWNDYESTFQALKDYDKETKENRL, from the coding sequence GTGAATAAAATTATCATATTCATTCTTACTTTTTTTCTATGGGCCTCTTCTTTGTTTCCTGATTTTGATTTTCCTTTTCCTGTAAGAAACACTCAGAAGAATTCGACTCAAACGACTTCTTCCGAGTCTCGAAATATAAAAACCGAATCTTCCGAAGTTCGAAAAAAAAACGAGAGTGATAAACCAGCTATAAAGATAAAAGCGGAAGCGCCTACGGTTCGGTTGAAAACGCAAATTTTCAAACCTGATCAAAGTATGGACACAAAGGTGGAAGCCGTGGCGACTCAGGATAAAGAAAGTTCTTTGAGGAGTTCCGAACTACAAACGACTTCTAACATAAAAGTTCCGGAATTTTCAAGAGGGATCTATATTTCGCAAAGAACCTTGAAGAAAACAAAAGAATTTTACGATCTCAGGAAAAAAGGGAAACAATACGGAGTTAACTTTCTTGTAATTGATATTCAACCCTCGGCTCCGTCGAAGGAAACTGTGGAAACTTTGATAGCCGAAGGTTTCTATCCTGTTGCCAGAGTCGTAAATTTTGACGGAGGGCTTCCGACCGAAAAGCCGTCTAATCAAAGGGTCGCTTCGATACACAAATCGATTCGGTCCGCTTGTAAATCTGGTTTTCCAGAAATTCAATTGGATTATATTCGTTATGCGGATAACCTTCGATTGAAACTAACTTACGAAACAAGGTATAAAAATATTGCCGCAATTATTAAGGATATCAGAAAGGAAACTCTCGAATGCGAGAACCTTCCCTATCTTGGGGCCGATATTTTTGGCCGCATTCCATTCAACGAAAACGATATGATCGGACAAAAAGTGGAAGTGTTCGCTCAGGTTGTAGACGTTCTTTATCCGATGCTTTATCCGTCGCATTTTTACGGTATGCCGACAAGAATCAAAAATCCCTATCAAACGGTATATGACGGAACGATTCTTACCATTAAAAGATCTCTGAAGACAACGAGAGTCGTTCCGTACATTCAAGGATTTAATATGTCCGTAGGGAAGTCCGGACTCTCGCTTTCGGATTATATCAAAGCGCAGATAAAGGCCAGCTACGATAGTGGAGGGAACGGCTTTGTGGTCTGGAACGCTTGGAACGACTATGAGTCTACCTTCCAAGCGTTAAAGGACTACGATAAGGAAACAAAAGAAAACCGATTATAG
- a CDS encoding enoyl-CoA hydratase/isomerase family protein, which produces MGFIDQDTIDLGSGNKILKLSFNNPETRNSMTREMGLEFKKIIDGLIETTEKNRPRVVILTGKNDIFSAGGNFELLKSFSNKDYETNKKTMFEFYNLFLSVRRLDIPVICAANGHAIGAGLSLAFACDIRVFANEAKYQFNFVKLGIHPGMGSSYTVKELFGTHIANRLLFLAETLNGEEAFRLGLCNDSVPQKEVLGRATEIAIALSESAPLALSELKKNTYDREKLETALRKEAESQARNFISADFKETIKAIEQKRKPIFKGL; this is translated from the coding sequence ATGGGATTCATCGACCAAGACACAATCGATCTAGGTTCCGGAAACAAGATCTTAAAGTTAAGCTTCAATAACCCTGAAACCAGAAATTCTATGACCAGGGAAATGGGTTTGGAATTCAAAAAAATCATCGATGGGTTGATAGAAACAACTGAAAAGAACAGACCGAGGGTCGTTATTTTAACCGGAAAGAATGATATCTTTTCCGCAGGCGGTAATTTCGAATTATTGAAATCGTTTTCAAACAAAGACTATGAAACGAACAAAAAAACAATGTTCGAATTTTATAATCTTTTCTTATCCGTAAGACGTTTGGACATTCCGGTAATCTGTGCCGCAAACGGTCACGCAATCGGAGCCGGGCTTTCACTTGCCTTCGCGTGTGATATCCGGGTTTTTGCCAATGAGGCTAAATATCAATTCAACTTTGTTAAACTTGGAATCCATCCGGGTATGGGCTCCAGTTATACCGTGAAGGAATTATTTGGAACTCACATTGCAAATCGGCTTTTATTTTTAGCGGAAACCTTAAATGGAGAAGAGGCATTCCGACTTGGGCTTTGCAATGACTCGGTTCCACAAAAGGAAGTCTTGGGAAGAGCGACTGAAATCGCAATCGCATTGTCCGAAAGTGCGCCTTTGGCTCTCAGCGAATTAAAGAAGAACACTTACGACAGGGAAAAATTAGAAACCGCCCTTAGAAAAGAAGCAGAGTCTCAAGCGAGAAATTTCATCTCCGCCGATTTCAAAGAAACGATCAAAGCAATCGAACAAAAGAGAAAACCGATCTTCAAAGGGCTATAA
- a CDS encoding DUF1577 domain-containing protein → MAVGRSDSLQELITILETMFGETIIGTDINLVKHLFYYLKADGVEFPFDYDGQRFFAIVENIEETTVDLRIPGATQGLTLRAKISFEIMNILYQFEVVILEFLEESIVQIRIPSELQAASFRKNIRVAVDDLFMNYVILFRSLSGGGREIGRNIQVEQRFNNLMREIKKDNPDLRLVNIIISEYISNVSKGYEVVFFSQNREETFLDSFIRRNDRPLFIPDTSLIINYIRENEDSESIAGNYREEYIRMVLENGQDYADKFFRELQKKEIREFVISYLVLPIRLFNDVVGYVRVYTSAMDRYSITPSQVGYLIELTEIFSYSMTKIFIREDNFRHTKAGTRVVDISINGLLFEIEEKRIFQYLKKHNIIKMFVPVSEKTLILRGEVVRYIVVEDGKYHLGVNFFDSNPDDMLILQKYIFMRMGRVLSE, encoded by the coding sequence ATGGCAGTCGGAAGATCGGACAGTTTACAGGAACTCATCACAATTCTGGAAACGATGTTCGGAGAAACGATCATCGGAACCGACATCAATCTCGTAAAGCATCTATTCTATTATCTTAAAGCGGACGGAGTGGAATTCCCGTTTGACTATGACGGACAAAGATTTTTCGCAATCGTAGAAAACATAGAAGAGACGACCGTAGATCTAAGAATTCCAGGCGCAACGCAAGGATTGACTTTAAGGGCGAAAATCAGTTTTGAAATCATGAATATTCTCTATCAATTCGAAGTCGTAATTCTCGAATTTTTAGAGGAGTCGATCGTTCAAATTCGGATTCCGTCGGAACTCCAAGCCGCTTCTTTTAGAAAAAACATCCGGGTCGCGGTCGACGATCTGTTTATGAATTACGTGATACTTTTCAGGTCGCTTTCCGGCGGCGGAAGGGAGATCGGCAGAAATATTCAAGTCGAACAGAGATTTAATAATCTCATGCGCGAAATCAAAAAAGATAATCCCGATCTGAGATTGGTTAATATTATAATTTCAGAATATATTTCGAATGTTTCGAAGGGATACGAGGTCGTGTTTTTTTCGCAGAACCGGGAAGAAACCTTTTTAGATTCCTTTATTCGGAGGAATGATCGACCTCTATTTATCCCCGATACGTCCTTAATCATCAATTATATCCGTGAAAACGAGGATTCCGAATCGATTGCCGGAAATTATCGCGAAGAATATATTCGAATGGTTCTTGAAAACGGACAGGACTACGCGGATAAATTTTTTAGGGAGCTGCAAAAAAAGGAAATCAGAGAGTTCGTGATCTCTTATCTCGTCCTGCCGATCCGATTGTTCAACGACGTTGTGGGTTATGTTCGTGTTTATACTTCGGCTATGGATCGTTACTCGATCACTCCCTCTCAAGTGGGTTATTTGATTGAGCTTACGGAAATTTTCAGTTATTCTATGACCAAAATTTTCATTCGGGAAGACAATTTCAGACACACGAAGGCCGGGACTCGTGTTGTAGATATCAGTATAAACGGACTTTTATTCGAGATCGAAGAGAAAAGGATATTTCAGTATTTAAAAAAACATAATATTATAAAAATGTTTGTTCCGGTTTCGGAGAAGACGCTGATTCTGAGAGGGGAAGTTGTCCGATATATCGTCGTCGAAGATGGCAAATATCATCTCGGTGTGAACTTTTTCGACTCCAACCCGGATGATATGTTGATTCTTCAAAAATATATCTTTATGAGAATGGGACGCGTCCTTTCCGAATAG